A single window of Papaver somniferum cultivar HN1 unplaced genomic scaffold, ASM357369v1 unplaced-scaffold_139, whole genome shotgun sequence DNA harbors:
- the LOC113335213 gene encoding uncharacterized protein LOC113335213 has translation MSERRNTGKSFITLLTRKNETKMKALIDEGLTWMVIQSDTHVYEVEGGESSHSFNLEARTCTCLRWRVYGFPCAYAFASITMSGSNPNDFIEPYFTTEYFKMPTTMQFILF, from the coding sequence atgtcagaaaggcGGAATACTGGTAAAAGTTTCATAACACTTCTCACACGGAAGAATGAAACtaagatgaaggctcttattgatgagggtttaacctGGATGGTTATACAGtctgatactcatgtttatgaagtggaggGAGGGGAGAGTTCTCATAGTTTTAACCTTGAggcaaggacatgtacctgtcttaggtggcgcgtctatgggtttccGTGTGCGTATGCTTTCgcatcgataacaatgtctggttctaatccaAATGATTTTattgaaccttatttcactactgAATACTTCAAAATGCCTACAACCATGCAATTCATCCTATTCTGA